AGTTCACCGATGATTATTTTGAGTATGAGCAAGGGCTTACATGATGGTCTAGGGGGTCATAGTGATAGACAAGAATGTAGCGTGCAGAGTGAACAGGTTAAATCAGATTTAATTTTGTCCGGATTTGTTCCTAAGGCAGAAAAATCATTGTGGATGCCAGTTCAGTGTCTTATTTTTTGGGGGGACAAGATTGATACTGAGGAGGGTTCATTATCTATTCCAGATCATAGGATTGTTAGGGCTAAGTCTTGTATAGCAGATTTAATTAAGGTTTCGGAGCAAGGTCGTTCAGTACATGTGAAGAAAGTGGCAAAATGTGTAGGTCATCTTAGTTCGATGTCCCTTGTATTTGGTAGTATCACATAGTTAATGACTCGGAGTATGAACATGCAGATAGCGAGTACATTTTCATGGAATGACCAGGTGTTTGTCAATGAACAATCTAAGGAAGAGGTTAAGTTTTGGGACAAAAACATTTGTGTTCGAAATAGTTGTCCATTAAAAGTTGAGTCTAAATGTCATCGACTTGTTTGGACTTCGGATGCAAGTTCAACAGGATATGGTGGTTATTGTGTTGTGTCTTCAGCAGTTGTATCCCAAGGTTTAATGGAGGGAATGTGATATGAGTCGTAGCTCTACATGGAGGGAGCTAACAGCTGTTTCCCAAGTGTTGAAATCACTCGTTCAGTTTTTGGAAGGGTAGCGAGTAAAATGGTTTTCAGATAATCAAGGTGTTGTTTCTATTGTTGAAAAGGGCAGTATGAAGCCAGAATTACAGTCTATAGCACTTGGTATATTTGAAGTATGTTGTACTAATAATATTAGGTTAGAGATGGCATGGGTACCTCGTTTAGAAAATGAACGAGCTGATTATTTGAGTAGAATTGATGATCCGGATGATTGGAGATATTCAATCAGCTTGATAAGCTTTGGGGTACTTTCGAAGTTGATTGGTTTGCATCTTATTATAACAAGAAGCATGAGGTTTGTTACTCCAGGTTTTGGAATCCAGGATCAGCAGGTATGGATGCCTTTGCAGTGGATTGGGCCGGTAGGAATGGGTGGTTTGTACCACCTGTGTATTTGATTACCAGAGTACTGTTTTATATGGAACAATGTCAGGCTTATGGTACTTTGATTATTCCTGATTGGAAATCAGGGAGGTTTTGGCCGATTTTGTACCCAAAGGGAGATGGTTTTGTGACAGCAGTACTAGTGAAGGATGTAAGGTTTTTGCCTCAAACAGAAAATGTTTGTTTACGTgcaaggggaagtaactctgtgTTTAGTGAGAGAAAGCTTCCTTTTCGGTTGTTAGCTCTGTATATAGACTTTCGTTAGTTGGAGAAAACTTTACTGttttttgtaaatgtaataATAGAATTACAAGCATACATGGAATTTGTTCAGTGGCATTATGGTGCTTTCCACAACGATGGAAGTGAATAGAGTCTGTATGACTAGTGCAATATTATTATTGGTCGAGTTTGTATAACTCATGATCATGAAGCCTTTGTGCTTGATTGGTTTGTATAACCATGTTGCTAGCTGTATGCTAGTTTGGAGATTATTGTCAAAgtgatatttgataattttgcGTTGTTTGACAACGTTGGATTTacgattatatatacatttatgagttagattattattttgtttttttaagtacTGTGTTTACGAATGAAGCATTTGTGCTTGATTGGTTTGTATAACCACATATTGCTAGCTGGAGGCTAGTTTGGACTCCTTTGTTTTGGTTatcaattgttttatattattttgattaaagtTAAAACCTGgatatttatttgtgttttttttttttttttattataaatttattttttcagaatAATCAAAAAGAGATTATACAACTGTCACCATGTTTGAGAAGTTTGGCGAAAGGATTACCAGAATTGTTATTAAATGCAAAAGCGGATAAACTGttcaaaaatattattatgGTTTTCAAAAATGGAGTAATTGGGCTAAAGCTAATAATGTAGTTGTGTTTCCTGTGAAGCCACTACaactttgtttgttttgtaaatttttggTTTTGAATGGTACTAAGCAAAGTGTATTAACAGAAATTTTTTACAGTGTTCGATGGGCACATCAGTTAGTCGGTGTGGTTTCTCTCACGGATAACAGTCttgtaaaaaatgtttttgaaggAGCGAAAAGGAAGGTTGCAAGACCGATTGTTAAAAAAGATGTTATCACTGTGGAAATTCTGGAGAAgttgtataacaaatattttgatcCCAATGATTTGTTGTCACAGAGAATTATTACGATCTCCTTATTATGTTATCAGGGTTCTTGAGGAGTGCAGAAGTGCTATTTCTGATGAGGTGCGATGTGAAGCTGTCCTCCACTCACATGGAAATTTTTATAGAGAAACCCAAAACCGATATTTATCGTGATGGAGCTTGGGTAGTTATAGCTAGGACAGGAACTAAATTGTGTCCTGTGAGCAACCTGGAataccctgcaggtagggcgtaagaattgtacctgctgcccccattgcatgatcgtaagaggcgactaaatttgggatcttatcttttctcttcttgacaactttcttcttcctaatgtctcccttgacaatgcctcacttttggcctttagttgagcgttcgcccctgtgaggaaggttttgggttctgtcccctagccgagccgaaatggtagttgctactcctgcttagcgctcagcatagtTGGAGTgaaacgactggttcgcccgttgtcagtataatgtgaccgggtggggtgtgctgctgggtgtcttcggcagtatgcttcagtgagttagcactataaatcggcaaaagttccggcctatcacaaggagacttaacacgaacataccgcagcctcccaaaaaacacatacgcactcatcacacgcatacatgtcgcacgcacgggaggccgtccttaaatgaccttagatgttaataggacgttaaacaaaataaaccaaaccaaaaaagTAACCTGGAATTATATTTCAAGCTGGCCATGTTGGATGAGGGTAAACATGGAAGTTATTTTTAGGAATGTGACTAAGTGCCAAGGCAAATATGTGTTGAGAGATGGCAATAAACCTATGCTTTATAATAGGCTCCGTGAAcaatttattgaattttatcAGCCTATTGTGCCAGATATTTCCATATATGGATTGCACAGTTTCAGAGCAGGGGGAGCAACTGCTGCAGCCTGTAATGGTGTTCCCGACAGGCTTTTCAAAAGGCATGGTCGTTGGCGGTCTGAGACTGCTAAAGACGGTTATGTGAAAGATAGTTTATCGGAAAGGCTCACAGTATCACAAAGATTAAGTTTATAATTGACATTAACTCACTGTTTTGGTGACGTTCGGTTAAATTGATATAGATTTAGTTGCTAAGTGGCTGGAGGATAGTGGTAGTATGTACAATTTGTACAAATTGTTTAACCTGTTTTTTTCCCCGTTCTTTTAGTTCATCGCACGGTGCGTTGTGGACAGTCTGTCTGTGTTTGTTGTTCATTGCCACCTGGACGGTGGCCTACGGGAGAAATAATGTTTCACACGTTTGAATGAAATGAATTAGTGTGAAATTACTTTCTCCCGTGGGTAGTCCACTAGGTGGCGGTGTGCAATCAAGTACGTGTACCCGAGTATAGTCGGGTGCACGTGCTGTATGTTCAGGCAGCGCACCGGGCGAGGACAGACGTTAATTTTCgtcttgtttaattttttgtgtAAGGAAATGTAAGAATCTATAAGGTTAGGTTAGGTTATCAGTTACCATTTCATGTATAATTGAATAGCTTGGGGTTGCGATTTGGTACATGGATAATTTGATTACaaattgtaaattgtatttgtaatatcatatgattattatttattattaatgaaTTGTTCATTAAATTCATCGCATGGTGCGTTGTGGACAGTCTGTCTGTGTTTGTTGTTCATTGCCACCTGGACGGTGGCCTACGGGAGAATCAATTTTTGACGAGAGGCTACCACCTGCTGAGCCAGAGGTCCTTATAATCCGTAAGAAGGCTCTCCAGCAAGCTGGTACATGGTTGTTATCACGTCCATGCTCATGGGAGGATTTGGTGAAGTTTGTCAAGATTCAGCGCCTCTTGACATCTACAGACAACTCCCATCATTTCCAGCACACAAGAGGAAGCTATGATAGCCATGTGCCAGCACCTGAAGTTCCCAGTTCCAAGGGAGTTTCAGTTGGAGCCCATCAACTCTGTTGCAGCACTGCTTCACTGGAAGGCCTTGTTGTTAATAGCAGCAAGGTTGGACACAGAGGAGAGGGAATACTGGAGGGAAATGTTTCCAGCACCACCAGGAATGCTGCCCCAGCGACAGAGGCCTCAGGCGTTCGATGCGCACTTTCATCTTGACAGGACACTGCACTCCATGGGTTTACCTCCACATGCCAGTCTCCGTGCCATTTTTAATGGCACGGTAGTGGAAGAAGACAAAGAGGTAGACGTGGTCGGGACCTGCGCATCGTTCTGCGATCCAGATACCTATCCTAGTGCTGAGCGTCTTTTAGACCTGCCTAGGGATATGGTTGTCGCTGTGAGACTCCATCCGAAGACAAAGTTCCAGAGCTTCCGAGAGGTTGACGACTGTTTCCGTCACTTGCGGAAACTAGTCCAGCAGGAGCGGGTAACCGCAGTTGGAGAGGTTGGACTGGATCATACTGTGCCGATGAGAGACTGGCATTACCAAATGGTGAACTTGCAAAAGATCCTACCCTTAGTGACGACCCGACATGTGCTCGTGCTTCACTGCCGTGGTATGAGCCATGACAACGGGACTGAGGTTTACATGTTGCTATTGAGTCTCGTGAGACAGGGAGTGTCGCGGGACCAGAGGATATATCTTCATTGTTTCAATGGAGATAGGTATGTCCTGGACCAATGGACTACGGCATTCCCAAACCTCTACTTGGGATTCACCAGGCTTGTGACCTCATTCACTCCACATCAGTCGGAGGCACTTAGGAAGGTGGAAGAGGGACGGATATTGCTGGAGACCGATGCCCCGTACTTTTCAGTTCGGGGGAGACCATGGTCAGCACCAAACCAGCTATACTCCGTAGCAGAATCTGTGGCAGCTGTACTCCAGATGACCCCAGAGCGACTCCTGGAGATCACCACAGCCAATTAACGCCAGGAGACTATTCCGCCAGTAGGTGAACAGCTAGTTTACCAGGATCACAACAGGACTAGGATTTTTAATCCTACCAGAAAATCCACTTAGCAGTTCCAGTCCAGTCCAGTCAGGATTTCTAATCTTGTCTGAGGTTTCCAGTCCAGTCAGGATTTCTAATCTTGTCTGAGAGTTCCAGTCCAGTCAGGATTTCtaatcttgtctgggagttcCAGCTAGGAGTTTCTAACTCCTTCCAGTTCCAGTTCAGTGGTTCCATTTTGGGGTTTCTAACTCAGTTTAATGGTTCCAGTGGGGTTTCTAACCCTATCCAGCTAACCTGATTATTAGTAGGATTTTCAGATTCCGGTTAGTTCGTCTCAACCCAGAAGTTCAGCCCCACCAATCCAGTGGATTACCCCGGTGCTGCACTCCCCAGGATGGACTAGAGGCTTTCATCAtaaggttgggggggggggggggaggagtgTAGTGATCGGTGACttgtatgtgtatacatgtgtggtggTGTGCGAGCTTGACTGTGTGAAGAGAAGCGTCTGAGCGACCCCGCGCATGCGTAGGAGACATTCGGGTGACAGACCTGCAGACATCTAACACGGACCAGAGCGCTATACCTACTTTAACGACTCAACCGCCTATATCTATCCAAGTTCAAGTACTAGGTAAGTGCTTCAGTGCTCCAAGAAACACTTGTAATTTTGTGTGCTAAAATAGTActacagtaaaatattaaatagcTGTCATTGTTGTAAATGATAGAACAGTTGTAGGGTACACTTGTGCATTTTTGTGGATCCGTATTAGgtttttttaaagtaatatctatataacacttaTATCTGACCAGCCATTTTACGTAGTTTTTCGTGTTCATGGGGACATTGAACACGTTACAAGTTACAGACGATATTTCTTCTGTGCCTGGTAAAGGTATGTGAGTTAATAGAGTTATGTTGTTGAGTTATCGCAGGGTTTATAGaacttaaattatatttattataccattgtttatatgtgttCGAGATTATCAAGCGAATTCCAGCAGTTACCAGCGAATACCAGCAATCGCTTCACGCGACTTTATTCCTATTTTAGCGGGCGATTCAAAACAGGTAGTCTGCGTTCGTCTGCGTCTGTAGTCAGTCTTGTTTGGTTAGGTGGGTGTCTAAGCGATGGACAAACAGGTGTTTCCTCAGTTCCAAAGCTTGTCATGTATTTATGTGTTAGGTTAGGTATAGTCTTTATGGGTGGGGATGGGTTTATGTAATTTAATGTGGGATTTTCGGTAATTTGTTCTTGTTAGTTGGGACGGACGGGgcatttttacaaaataagtGAGTTACTGATAGGATCTGCTGCTGAGGTTTTTGGTGTACTATCTAATGTTagatgtttattattatttagacAAATAGCAGAATTTACGGGATTATCTAAGGAATATTTTagaataattattattattaaatattaagggaaattgttgtattttcacAGATTTCTGGAAGCTTTGAAGTTCTTATGAACAAAgtttaagtacatgtagttttattagGTAGGATTTATTCTGCTGATGCTGAGTATAGTTCCATACACATATAGTTAAAAATGAGTGAAAATTATTTATTAGTTTATTTCTACAAATACTAGTTGAGAGTGATATTACACATTAGTTCAGTAGTTTGATTCCTGTGGTAGATTATTTACCATATTAATGTTAGTGTTAAAGTACCCAAGGTAATAGAAAGTTTGTATTTGCCAGTTAagaatatttattgttgttatcagtcagtaagtgttacagttttAGAGAGTGATTCAGGATATTAGTGAATACATAATTCATTAGTGTggaacagatatatatagttaagaATGTGAGTTAAGAAACAATGTCATGTAAGAGAGGATGAAATTATTGTCATAAATGGAATCTTTTATGTCTCATAAATAAATGCCTAATTTACTGTAATTTGGTATCTTGGTTGTCTCATAGAAGTTATAAGCTATTCAGGTGTTTAATTGGTGCAAACTGAGTCGTCAGTTTAGGGTAGTTAGGCAAGAGTCTCCTACCCGTCCTTTATACTATTGTGGCGGTAGCCACGCTACCACAGGTTATTTTCAAGCGGAGTCAGGATACAGAGTCCTGACCACTTGACCGTCACAGTATTCTTCCTCTCAAAAGGCATAATTGCCTATTGCTTTATGAATAAACATGATACATTTGAGAACatcatattgaaatatctgtatCATAGTATTTCTAGATACACAAGAACAATcttttttgtcaaaatccaagattgctgtCATTTTCCAAAAccatgtaaaatgttatatacaaaagTTTATTCGAATTTGAACCTCCAAATTTGAAGTCATTTGAAATAATGATACGAGACTGTTCAATCATAATTGGACCACAGATGAAAGGTAGCTTGAATATTGATGAGATGGCATTCAGTATTTTATGAAGACCAGAAGTGCCCATAAATACAGGATTCTTTGCCAGCATTAACAAAATGTTAACTGGTAATTAAAAGCCTTCTGGAAAGAACCATGATGGAAACATGACTGCAAATATTcaacatattttctttaaatattttaatatccTCTTACTCTTTGCTACATATCTTTTCTCCTCaatgttttcaatttcaaatcGTTCGACATCTTTCAATGGAAACCTGcataaatgtatttcatttaatgAACACAAACATTTGGCATTGCGACAAAGCCAAACTTGCAAGTCAATGTAATACTGGGTACATACAATTTTAGTTTCCATCACTGAGGACTTTTATCAGGTACCAATATTTAGACCCCATAATGAAAAATAGCCCCCTTCCCCTGGCTTGTTTTAAATTcaccaatatttttttaaatcaatttcagtTTGTATGCTTATTTTGTAAAATTCCATTAGTGTTATTCTGTAAATTCTCTACTTGGTTAACTGTGGCCAATTTGTCTATACAAAATCCTCCAGCCCCATTCACAAAATAGCGATATTgtccgggtggggtgtcctgctgggtgtcttcggcagtatgcttcagtgaggtagcactataaatcggcaaaagtttcggcctatcacaaggagacttaacacggaaatacctcccaaaacacacatacgcattcactacacacatgcatgtcgcacgcacgggaggccgtccttaaatgaccttagctgtaaataggacgttaaacaaaaccaaaccaaaccaggtagcactataaatcggcaaaagttccggcttatcacaaggagacttaacacaaacataccacagcctcccaaaactcACATGCGCACTCCTCTCACGCATAcacatttcgcacgcacgggaggccgtccttaaatgaccttagctgttaatagaacgttaaacaaaataaaccaaaccaaaccaatccagAAACTTGTAGATTTGACAAGAGAATTAGTCATCGAAACAACGGAAATGATACCACATGTTACAAACACCACAGGAAATACTCCTGTCTGTTAGATCCACATCTTCTTTAATCTGTTGATTGCAAGTAGGGCAAAAGAAGACTGTATCTAAACTTCCATTGTTGTCAACTTCCATGGATTCTTCTTCCTGGGTAATGACCTCATCCTGTATTGCCCGTGTTTGAATTTCTGGTTTGATGAAGTTGACTATGCAATATGCTATATCTACAAGCAATTCATTGTAATAAACagaatcaaagaaaaaaaatcgtgGAATGACCcattatatgtgtgtattgacaTACACACCATGGTCTGTTTGTTAATGCCATTTGAC
This genomic stretch from Pecten maximus chromosome 13, xPecMax1.1, whole genome shotgun sequence harbors:
- the LOC117340505 gene encoding putative deoxyribonuclease TATDN2, which translates into the protein MIAMCQHLKFPVPREFQLEPINSVAALLHWKALLLIAARLDTEEREYWREMFPAPPGMLPQRQRPQAFDAHFHLDRTLHSMGLPPHASLRAIFNGTVVEEDKEVDVVGTCASFCDPDTYPSAERLLDLPRDMVVAVRLHPKTKFQSFREVDDCFRHLRKLVQQERVTAVGEVGLDHTVPMRDWHYQMVNLQKILPLVTTRHVLVLHCRGMSHDNGTEVYMLLLSLVRQGVSRDQRIYLHCFNGDRYVLDQWTTAFPNLYLGFTRLVTSFTPHQSEALRKVEEGRILLETDAPYFSVRGRPWSAPNQLYSVAESVAAVLQMTPERLLEITTAN